A region of the Pseudostreptobacillus hongkongensis genome:
ATTATAAAAATACGGAATTTTATTACTAATATTTTTCATATTACCACCCTTATAACATAATCTTTATATATTTCTTCAATAACTTGTTTTAAATAATATAATCTATCAAATTTATAATTATCATCTTTTAAAATCTTAACTCTTATATATTTCCTTTCTTTCATGCTATCTATTTCTTTAAAAGACAAATAATTATCATAATGATTATTTATATCAATTATTTCTATATTATTATTCAAAAATCTACTAGATTTAATAAGTTTTTCTATATTGTTAACATTAAAAATATTAGTAAAATATCTTAATTCTATCATATTTGTAAATTCAACATCTTGATTTAAACATTCAAGTATTTTATAAAAATTCCATATTTTTTTATTTGCCTCTTTAGAGTAAATATATATTTTTTCTTCACTTAATTGTAGGCCAAAAATATATTTTTCTTCTTCGCATACTAAATATTTTTCACTATTTTTCAAATTAAAACTATATTCATAATATATATTATTTTCAGTAGCTTTAATAACAGAGTTTGAAATAAGTGAAGTTTTTTTTATATTCCAATAAATATACTTATCAACAAATATATTTTCACTATATTCTTCAAAATTATATTCAAATATACAATTTTTTATATATTTAATATCATTAAGACTAATTTCATCACTAATTGATAAAAGTTTTATTCTATACATATGTTCAAATATATATAGTGGAAAATATGTTAACTCTATATTATTTAATATGCAAATATCTTTAAGTTTTTCTAATTCATCAGTATATCTTATATCTTTTTCTAAAGTAAATTGAAAATTATACTTAAAATCATCTATATAAACATATCCTTCAAATACTCTATTTTTTATCTTTTCTCTATCAAAATAATCTAAATTAACAAATACATCATTTAAAAATTCTATCTCTTCTTCATACATAAATTTTTCTATAACATTTGAAAAATTATTATTTATAAAATTTGACTGCTCAATCTTTAAATATATATTTATATTATTATTTTTCATTAGCAAATTAATTTTATCATTAAGAATATCTTCATATAAATTAATTTTACTATCTATATATTTTTTAATATCATAAAATTCATGATAATCTATTACATTTATAATTTGTTCAGAATTTTCTAAATTTTTATTAGAATTTGATTTAAATATTTTATTCATTTCTTACCACCCCTTATTATTAATAATATACCTTATTTTCTGAAATTGTCAATAGTATTTTTCTTAAGTTTTTAAATTTTAATTAATTGTAATATAATTAAAGTTAAAGTAATTATAAATAAAAAAGAACAACTATTTTTATTGTAAAAAACTTACTAGTTGTTATTATATCAAATTCTAAAAAATAAAGAACTTCAATATCTACTATATAATTTTCATTGTTTCTCTTTATTAATTTTGTTGTTAATAAAAAAGAAGCCCTAAGGCTCCTAGATTATTATAAAGCTTTTACTTTATCTACTAAAGCATTAAATTCAGCTTGGTTGTTTAAAGCAAGTTCAGCTAATACTTTTCTATCTAACTCTATATTTAATTTCTTTAATCCATTCATGAATCTTGAATATGATAATCCTTGTGCACGAGTAGCTGCATTAATTCTTATTATCCATAATTCTCTCATTGTTCTTTTCTTTAATTTTCTATGTTCTGTTGCATAAGCCATAGCTTTTTTAACAGCTTCATTTGCTTTTCTATAATTAGTCTTTATTGACCCTCTGTATCCTTTTGCTTCACTTAAAACTTTTTTATGTCTTTTTCTTCTAACTATTCCAGTTTTTACTCTTGGCATTTTAAATCCTCCTCTTTCTTAATTATCTTCCTTCTTGACCTGCTAATAATCTTGAAGCTTTTCTTGCTGCTCCACCAGTTAATACAGCATCTTCACCTAATCTTTTCTTTCTCTTGTGAGTTTTTTTAGTTAAAATATGACTCTTTCCTGAGTGTTTAACTACAAATTTTCCTGTACCTGTTACTTTAATTCTTTTTTTAGCACCTTTATGTGTTTTCATTTTTGGCATAATGTATCCTCCTCTTATCCTATTTTTTAGGCGAAAGCATCACAAATTTTTGTACTTGCTCTTTACCATATTTTTTTTCAACAATAACTTTTTCTTCGAAGAAATTTGCAAATTCATCTAAAACTTTAACAGCTGAATCTGAATGTAATTTCTCTCTTCCTGATAATCTTAAACTAATTTTTATTTTATAATCTTTTTCTAAGAATTTTTCAATTTGATTAATTTTAGTATCCATATCATGTTTATCTATATGTGGTTTAACTCTTATTTCTTTAATAACAGTATTTTTTTGTTTTTTCTTATTTTCCTTATCTTTCTTTAGTTTTTCATAACGATACTTACCATAGTCCATTATTTTTGCAACTGAAGTTGTGCCGTTATATGACATTTCTACTAAATCAAGATTTTTACTATTAGCTAAATTAATAGCATCTAATACTGACATTATTCCTAATTGTTCACCATTCTCTCCAATTAACCTTACTTCTTTAGCTCTAATTTCATCATTAATTCTAGTATTATCAGACTTATTAGTTCCTTTTATAAAGAACACCTCCTATATTTAATAAATAAAAAAACAAGATTAAATCTTGTTCTCAACATCATAAAACTGGACACAATAAAAAAATCATGTCATATAAATTTAACGATAACCTAACTCATATTAAGATAAACATACTAAAACGTTATGGAAAGGTGAGAACTTAATTCTACTTCTTTTAATTTATTATATTTTAACACATTTCACTAAACTTGTCAATAAAAATGGCGTACCTCGTAGGAGTCGAACCCGCAACCTTCTGATCCGTAGTCAGATGCTCTATCCAATTGAGCTAGAGGTACAAATAAAAATGGCGGACAAGGTGGGATTTGAACCCACGACTCAGGTTTATGCCCGAGTGCTTCCTTAGCAGGGAAGTGTATTCGGCCTCTCTACCACTTATCCGCATCTAATATCTTAGACATATATTATCATATCACATTTTAAGATAGAAGTCAACCATTTTATAAATATTTTTTATTTTAAATTTAGTGTAATAATTCATAATTTAATAATTGCAACATTATATCATGTTCTGCTCCAGCCATAATAGTTCTATCATTTGAATTATTAATTTTATATCTCATTTTATTTCTATATACACTCGTAGAAAAGTCTTTATCTTGAAACTTATACACTAATATAGATTCAACATAATGAACCTCTTGAGTCTTTTTATTTCTTATCATTCTTCCTACTAAATTATTTATTTTATTAATTTCCTCTATTTTTATCATAACTTTCCCCTTTCAAATGTTATGTTTTAATAATTATATCATAAATAAGTAAATAATGGAAATTATATAGAAAAATAATCAATAAAAAATTTTATTGTTTTATTATCAATTACTAATAATAATTTCTAATTAATCAGGACATTTTAGAAACAATTAATAAATTACTATATAGAAAAAGCACCATTTTAGGTGCTTTATTCTATATTCTATTTCCTTCTTCATCAAAGAAGTGTAATGCTTCTGTATCAAATCCAAAATTATGAACTTCTCCTATTTCATAATCATAATATCCAGGCATTGTTATTACTAAATTTGTTCCATCTGTTAATTTAACATATAGTAATTTTTCTTTTCCTAACATTTCAATTACTTCTATAGTAGCTGAGAATCTATTTTCATGTTCTTTACCACTTAAGAATCTTTCAGATCTTATACCTAAAGAAACTTTTTTACCTTCATAGGCTAACAATCTTTCCCTATCTATTTCATTAGCTTTAATTACTACTTCTTCTGAATCAGATATAAAGTGACCATGTCTTATATGTCCTTCCATTACATTCATAGTTGGAGATCCTATGAATTTTGCGACAAATATATTATTTGGTCTGTTATAAAACTCTTCAGGTTTTCCAACTTGTTGTATTATACCATTATTCATCAATACTATTCTTGTTGCCATAGTCATAGCTTCTGTTTGATCATGTGTAACGTAAATAGTTGTAGTATCTAAATTTCTATGAATTTTTACTAATTCTATTCTCATGTGCTCTCTTAATTTAGCATCTAAATTTGATAAAGGTTCATCCATTAGGAATACAGCTGGTTTTCTAACTATAGCACGTCCTAATGCAACCCTTTGTCTTTGTCATCCTGATATATCTGAAGGTTTTGAATATAGATATTTTTCAATTTGTAATACTTTAGCTGCTTCTAATACTCTTTCGTGTATTATTTTCTTATCCATTTTTCTCATTGCTAATGAAAATGCCATATTGTCATAAACTGTCATATGTGGATATAATGCATAGCTTTGGAATACCATTGCAATATTTCTATCTTTTGAAGCAACTTTATTCATTATTTTATCATCAAATAATAATTCTCCTTCTGTAATAGAGTTTAATCCTGCTATCATTCTTAATAAAGTTGATTTACCACATCCTGAAGGACCTAATATAACACAAAAATCCTTACTTTCTATATCTAAATCTATATTTCTTAAAGTAAATTCTTCTCTACCTTCATATTTTTTACCTACATTTTTTAATTCTACTTTCATATATTCTCCTATCCTTTCACTGATCCACTACTTAATCCAGAAACTAATTGTTTTTGTAATATTATAAATAGAATAACTATTGGTATTGCAGTTAATATTCCACCTGCTGCAAACACTGGTTCTAATTTAGTTCTATCATCATTAATTAATGAGAATAAACCAGCAGCCAATGTATATAGTTTTGGATCTGTTAATAAAATTTTAGGTAATAAGAAATCCATAAACGGACCTATAAACGACCAAAGAGCAATAATTGCAAGCATAGGTTTTGCTATAGGCATAATAATTAATCTATATACTTGCATATTAGAACACCCTTCCATTCTTGCTGCCTCATCAAGTTCTGTAGATATAGAGTCTATATACCCTTTTAAAATAAATGTATTTCCAGCTATACCACCTATAGAGTAAATTGATATTAACATAATAGTTCTTGTAAAGAATGGAAATATCGCAACTATGATTGAATGCATAGTATAATATGCTGCAATTCCAGCAAATGCAGGTATTACCTGTATTAACATAATTGCCATAAGTGAGCTTCTTTTCCCTTTAAATCTAAATCTTGAATATACATAACCAGTAAACGATACTATAAATAATGTAAATATAGCTGTAGCACTGGCTATTAATATAGTGTTTATAACCCATCTTACAAATAATGTCTTAGTAAATAATATTCTAAATTGTTTTAATGAAAATACAAAATCTGATCCCATTATTATATATTTATCTTGAGCTCCATTAAATGAAGATGAAACCATTAACACTAAAGGTACTATAATAAGTAAAGCCCATATTATTAAAATTGTATAACTAATTGCAAGACCAACTTTACCAGCAAAATTCAAAGGTGGTTTATCAGATAAGTATAAATTAGTATTTTTATTCTTAGCCATTATTTTTCCTCCTTAAATGCCTTAGAATTTTTAAATCCTATATATGCAAATAGCATTAATCCTAATGATATAAATACTGTTATTGCAGCTCCAACTGATTGATATTGTTTTTCAATAGTTAGTTTATATATATATGATATTAATAAATCTGTACTTCCTGCTAAATTACCATATTTAGTCGGATCAAATGGACCTCCACCATTAAATAGATAAATTATAGAGAAGTTATTAAAGTTAAATGTATATTGCCCTATTAATAATGGTGCTGTTTGGAATAAAACTAAAGGTACTGTTATCTTACTTAATTTTTGCCAAACAGTTGCTCCATCTATATCAGCAGCTTCATATAAATCACTTGGTATACCTTGTAAAACTCCTGTTGAAAGTAAAAATACATATGAACTTCCAAGCCAAGTTTGTAAGAATATTAAAGCTACTCTTGTAAGAGTTGTACTATTTTTGATGGCCCAATTACCTCCAAAAATAAATTCTAATATCTTAGTTATTTGTCCATTACTTGATGACATTATACTAAAGAACATAATTGTAATAAATGCTGGAACAGCCCATGGTAATAAATAAACAGTTCTAAATATTCCTTTACCTTTAATTCTTTCATTATGAGCAAGTAATGCAAGTCCAAATCCTACTGCAATTGCAAGAGTTGTAGCACATAATGTCCAAATCAATGTCCAGATTAAAATCAACCAGAATGGTCCTCCTGCTATTCCTGTTCCTGTAATAAGTAATTTATAGTTTGAAAGACCTACCCAACTAAATTTAGATTGGTGATTAGGATCCATACCTGTAAATGATAATAATATAGTAGTCATTATAGGTAAAATAACTATAAATAGTAATAATATAAATGATCCTATAGAAACTATATATGGGAATCCATCTTCTTTTATTGATTCTATAGTTTCAAAAGTAGTTTTAGGTCTTACCCCTCTAAGTTGAGCTATTTTAACATCTTTTGTATCTTTATATGAAAGATAAGAAATTGTAATTCCTATACAAATTAACATTAAAGAAACTAAACCTTCTATCATAAATATTAATGATTTATCAAGTTTTTTCCCACCTTGAGCTAATGTATATAACCCTCTTATACCTTCACCACGATAATTTCCATATCCTAATGTATAAGGTATAGCTATGAAATATATGAATAAAGCACCTAAGAAGAATAAAGCTGCTTTAAAATATTGTTTATTATGATATTGTCCAAATCCTGGTAAAAGTATAGATAATCTTTGAGGATATTTACTTATACTTTCTATTTCAACAGGTATTTTTCTATATAAATCTGATATATCTTGTTGCAGTATCTTATATTTAGAATCTACCTCAACTGTAGATAAATAATTTAAAACACTTATTCTACTTTTAATTGCTTCACTTGGAATATCTAATTTTAATACTTCAAGTTTATCTTTTAATTCCATTTTTAATTGTTCAATTTGATTTTTTAAAGCTTTTTTTGAAATTAAACCTTCTTTTTCAGAATGTTTCAACTTAACTATTTCTTTTTCTAACTCTTTTTTTAATTCTTCTTTTTTCTTTAAGAACTTACTCACTTTAATATCATTATCTTCTTTAGATAGTACTGAAAGTTTCATATTAAGTTCTTGTTTTTCATTTATTGATTCAGAATATAGTTCAATTATTTCTGGTAATCTTGATAATTTTAAATTATTCTTTTTAAGTTCTAATTCAAAATCATAACTTTTTTCTTCTTTACCATTATAAAATTCTACCTTTTTTTCTGATTCAAATAATTCTAGTCTTAATTTTAATTCATTCTTATCATATTTATTTTTTAGAGATTCTTTTTCCGAAGCCTTAAGTTTTTTTAATGATGTTAAGAATATTTTTTCTTCATCTAATAATTTTTTTAACTCTAAATTATACGCATGAGATGCTCTATTTGTTTTAATACCATCTGCTACATCTTTTAAATAAAGATTTTTTCTAACATGAGGATTATATAAACTGTCATAAACAAAATGATTCATACTTATTCCTCTCTTTCCTTAAATTTTAATATATATATTATTAATATAAATTGCACTAATATGCTCAAAAAATAAAAGAGTGTATATTGTCTATAAACAAAAATTTTTAACAAAATATTTCCAATTATAAATAATGTCCAAACCCCTTTATATAAAGTTGTTATTCTATATTTATTGTAAGTTATATAACTATAAATTGCAAAAATAATAAATATAGCTATAGATCCAAAATATTTTATCATCTCTATAGTTATATAATTATTTAAAGAAAGCCCTGTTTCTTGACTTACTTTTTCAAATAATTCTATACTTTTTACACTATACATACTGTTCATACTTTCAAAAATAATAATTAAAAAAGTTAATATCAAGAAAGTATTTAATGTTTTTTTATCAAGTTTCATAAATCACCTTTGTATAAAAAAGGAGTAAGTGCTTTTAACACTTACTCCAATTTTCTTATTGTCCTAAATTTGTTAATAGTGCTTTAAAGCTTGCTTGTACTTCTTTGTATGCTTCTTCAGCGTTTGCAGGTTTCTTAGATTCCCAAGAAACTAATGCATTTTGCCAAGTATCCCATACTTGTCCCCATTCTTTAAATAATGGTCTAGAAACTGCTCCTTCATAACTATCTATAACTGAAGATACAACTTTCTTATCTAAATCAGATAAATCAGTTTTGTTGTAGTCATCTTTAGAAACGTTAGGCATGATCTTACCAGTTGTTTTGTAGAAGTCTGCAGCAAATTGAGGGTTTAATAATTCTGCTATTAATGCTTCAGATAAAGCTAATTTATCTTTATCTTCTTCATTTCTAGAGTTTATAACAAGAGCCCATCCACCTTTCCAGTGTTTTAACTCTTTACCTGCAAATTTAGCATTTGATAATCCTGAAACTTCTAAGTTTTGTTCAACAAGTGGTGCAACTTCCCATGGTCCTATAACTCTTGCAACTCCTGATTTACCAGTTTTAAAGTTATCATCCATATATCCATAAGCAGCTGAGATATCAAACATTGGTAATTTCTTTTCGTTAGAAACTTTCCAGTAGTTGTATAATCCTTCAAACATAGCTTTAACTTCAGGAGTTTGTTCTGACCAATCTTTAGTTAAATCAGAGAAGAATTTATCTCCATCTTTACCTAATAATTCAACACCAAATCCATTAGTTACAGCAACTCCCCACCAAGCATTAAATACTGGTAACATTGCTACTTCTGGTCCAAGTTCAGCAAAATCAACATTTGTAGCGTCTACACCTTTAGCTTTTGCATTTTCAGAGTTTACACCTAAAATTAATGTTTCTAAGTTCATTGGGAATCCATAATATTTATCATCAAATTTTAATTGTCCTCCAAGACCTTTATCGAAATCTCCAAATCCACCTATTCTATCTCCTAAAGCTTTAGCATCAAATGAAGCTATTGCTTCA
Encoded here:
- the rplT gene encoding 50S ribosomal protein L20, translated to MPRVKTGIVRRKRHKKVLSEAKGYRGSIKTNYRKANEAVKKAMAYATEHRKLKKRTMRELWIIRINAATRAQGLSYSRFMNGLKKLNIELDRKVLAELALNNQAEFNALVDKVKAL
- a CDS encoding sugar ABC transporter substrate-binding protein, whose product is MNFKKLLTSAFLLGALVLSCGNKEAKEEPASGLKGSIVVQAEEAWAPYYEAAIARVKEKNPDATIEIKKVASFDHIEIIDKTDATNTDVADVFAVPLDRMVGLVESEAIASFDAKALGDRIGGFGDFDKGLGGQLKFDDKYYGFPMNLETLILGVNSENAKAKGVDATNVDFAELGPEVAMLPVFNAWWGVAVTNGFGVELLGKDGDKFFSDLTKDWSEQTPEVKAMFEGLYNYWKVSNEKKLPMFDISAAYGYMDDNFKTGKSGVARVIGPWEVAPLVEQNLEVSGLSNAKFAGKELKHWKGGWALVINSRNEEDKDKLALSEALIAELLNPQFAADFYKTTGKIMPNVSKDDYNKTDLSDLDKKVVSSVIDSYEGAVSRPLFKEWGQVWDTWQNALVSWESKKPANAEEAYKEVQASFKALLTNLGQ
- a CDS encoding ABC transporter ATP-binding protein, encoding MKVELKNVGKKYEGREEFTLRNIDLDIESKDFCVILGPSGCGKSTLLRMIAGLNSITEGELLFDDKIMNKVASKDRNIAMVFQSYALYPHMTVYDNMAFSLAMRKMDKKIIHERVLEAAKVLQIEKYLYSKPSDISG
- a CDS encoding sugar ABC transporter permease, translating into MAKNKNTNLYLSDKPPLNFAGKVGLAISYTILIIWALLIIVPLVLMVSSSFNGAQDKYIIMGSDFVFSLKQFRILFTKTLFVRWVINTILIASATAIFTLFIVSFTGYVYSRFRFKGKRSSLMAIMLIQVIPAFAGIAAYYTMHSIIVAIFPFFTRTIMLISIYSIGGIAGNTFILKGYIDSISTELDEAARMEGCSNMQVYRLIIMPIAKPMLAIIALWSFIGPFMDFLLPKILLTDPKLYTLAAGLFSLINDDRTKLEPVFAAGGILTAIPIVILFIILQKQLVSGLSSGSVKG
- a CDS encoding ABC transporter ATP-binding protein, giving the protein MDEPLSNLDAKLREHMRIELVKIHRNLDTTTIYVTHDQTEAMTMATRIVLMNNGIIQQVGKPEEFYNRPNNIFVAKFIGSPTMNVMEGHIRHGHFISDSEEVVIKANEIDRERLLAYEGKKVSLGIRSERFLSGKEHENRFSATIEVIEMLGKEKLLYVKLTDGTNLVITMPGYYDYEIGEVHNFGFDTEALHFFDEEGNRI
- the rpmI gene encoding 50S ribosomal protein L35, which encodes MPKMKTHKGAKKRIKVTGTGKFVVKHSGKSHILTKKTHKRKKRLGEDAVLTGGAARKASRLLAGQEGR
- a CDS encoding ABC transporter permease subunit, producing MNHFVYDSLYNPHVRKNLYLKDVADGIKTNRASHAYNLELKKLLDEEKIFLTSLKKLKASEKESLKNKYDKNELKLRLELFESEKKVEFYNGKEEKSYDFELELKKNNLKLSRLPEIIELYSESINEKQELNMKLSVLSKEDNDIKVSKFLKKKEELKKELEKEIVKLKHSEKEGLISKKALKNQIEQLKMELKDKLEVLKLDIPSEAIKSRISVLNYLSTVEVDSKYKILQQDISDLYRKIPVEIESISKYPQRLSILLPGFGQYHNKQYFKAALFFLGALFIYFIAIPYTLGYGNYRGEGIRGLYTLAQGGKKLDKSLIFMIEGLVSLMLICIGITISYLSYKDTKDVKIAQLRGVRPKTTFETIESIKEDGFPYIVSIGSFILLLFIVILPIMTTILLSFTGMDPNHQSKFSWVGLSNYKLLITGTGIAGGPFWLILIWTLIWTLCATTLAIAVGFGLALLAHNERIKGKGIFRTVYLLPWAVPAFITIMFFSIMSSSNGQITKILEFIFGGNWAIKNSTTLTRVALIFLQTWLGSSYVFLLSTGVLQGIPSDLYEAADIDGATVWQKLSKITVPLVLFQTAPLLIGQYTFNFNNFSIIYLFNGGGPFDPTKYGNLAGSTDLLISYIYKLTIEKQYQSVGAAITVFISLGLMLFAYIGFKNSKAFKEEK
- the infC gene encoding translation initiation factor IF-3 yields the protein MFFIKGTNKSDNTRINDEIRAKEVRLIGENGEQLGIMSVLDAINLANSKNLDLVEMSYNGTTSVAKIMDYGKYRYEKLKKDKENKKKQKNTVIKEIRVKPHIDKHDMDTKINQIEKFLEKDYKIKISLRLSGREKLHSDSAVKVLDEFANFFEEKVIVEKKYGKEQVQKFVMLSPKK